One part of the Diadema setosum chromosome 6, eeDiaSeto1, whole genome shotgun sequence genome encodes these proteins:
- the LOC140230187 gene encoding caspase-1-like — protein MLGATDKSGQPDAKSSSTSADDTEDESGEGVKEDASAASRRSGSPQLFEVDFDPDKGYENPEYAEMFICFATCEGYVSLRHKVNGSAFIQALCEELLAWAHLDDLYTIMTKVSGRVNKKIFPMVREDREVPARQALQTVSQGIDRKIYLLPKYPPE, from the exons ATGCTGGGAGCAACGGACAAATCGGGACAGCCGGACGCAAAATCTTCGAGCACATCCGCAGATGACACTGAAGATGAATCAGGCGAGGGAGTCAAAGAAGATGCTTCCGCAGCGAGCAGGAGATCGGGCAGTCCTCAACTTTTTGAAGTCGACTTTGATCCTGACAAGGGTTATGAAAACCCGGAATACGCGGAAATGTTCATTTGCTTTGCAACTTGCGAAG GCTATGTTTCACTGCGGCATAAGGTAAACGGATCTGCCTTCATCCAAGCGTTGTGTGAGGAACTTCTAGCTTGGGCGCACCTGGACGACCTCTACACCATAATGACAAAG GTGAGTGGGCGAGTCAACAAAAAGATATTCCCCATGGTCCGGGAAGATCGTGAAGTACCCGCCCGTCAGGCATTGCAGACAGTCAGCCAGGGGATTGACAGGAAGATATACTTATTGCCCAAATATCCACCCGAATGA